The Methanocella arvoryzae MRE50 genome includes a region encoding these proteins:
- a CDS encoding AMP phosphorylase produces MKLRAQPYDIEVGRYEVIINSADAEELGVLAGDRVQVKDKDTITAVVETTDAIVSPGKIGIYREAWESIKVVPDEVVEVLPAAKPKSVSFIRKKMDKQKLTSEEMHAIIEDIVDGNLTEVELTAFVTASYIYTMDSDEIEWMTRAMVKTGDQISFDVHPVMDHHSIGGVPGNKISLCIVPIIAAAGLLIPKTSSRAITGAGGSADLMEILCPVSFRADEIKKMTTKVGGCLVWGGATNIAPADDKIINVEYPLSIDPKSQLLASVMAKKFAVGADTMVLDIPCGNETKIPTVQEGRKLARDFMELGDRLGMKIECALTYGGTPLGRAIGGGVEVREAMVMLEKFEGPRSLLEKTIAISGMMLEMGGVAPKNEGAKMAVELVKSGKALQKFKEIIEVQGGDPKVTSDMVPIGDKVATVLSPQDGYVLEISNKRLVYMCRLAGAPHDKGVGVILHKKKGEYVKKGDGLFTLYADKEWKLDAAIKESLRNPIMMVEGMILEKIEVV; encoded by the coding sequence ATGAAGCTCAGAGCACAGCCCTATGACATCGAAGTGGGCCGGTACGAAGTGATCATCAACTCCGCCGACGCGGAGGAGCTAGGCGTGCTGGCGGGCGACCGCGTCCAGGTGAAGGACAAGGATACTATTACTGCGGTCGTAGAGACGACGGACGCCATCGTGAGCCCGGGCAAAATCGGCATCTACCGCGAAGCGTGGGAATCCATTAAGGTAGTGCCCGATGAGGTGGTCGAAGTGCTGCCCGCGGCCAAGCCCAAGTCAGTCTCCTTCATCAGGAAGAAGATGGACAAGCAAAAGCTGACCAGCGAAGAGATGCACGCCATCATCGAGGACATCGTGGACGGCAACCTCACCGAGGTCGAGCTGACCGCCTTCGTCACGGCATCGTACATCTACACCATGGACTCGGACGAGATCGAGTGGATGACCCGGGCTATGGTGAAGACGGGCGACCAGATCTCGTTCGACGTCCACCCGGTCATGGACCACCACAGCATCGGCGGCGTCCCCGGCAACAAGATCTCGCTCTGCATCGTGCCCATCATCGCCGCGGCGGGCCTGCTGATCCCCAAGACCAGCAGCCGGGCCATCACCGGCGCCGGAGGCAGCGCAGACCTCATGGAAATCCTCTGCCCCGTCAGCTTCAGGGCGGACGAGATCAAGAAGATGACGACCAAAGTCGGAGGCTGCCTCGTCTGGGGCGGGGCCACCAACATCGCCCCGGCGGACGACAAGATCATCAACGTCGAATACCCGCTGTCCATCGACCCGAAATCCCAGTTGCTGGCGTCGGTCATGGCCAAGAAGTTTGCCGTAGGCGCAGACACTATGGTGCTCGACATACCGTGCGGCAACGAGACCAAGATTCCGACAGTGCAGGAAGGCAGGAAGCTCGCCAGGGACTTCATGGAACTCGGCGACCGGTTAGGCATGAAGATCGAGTGCGCCTTAACGTATGGCGGCACCCCGCTGGGCCGGGCCATCGGCGGCGGAGTGGAAGTCAGGGAGGCCATGGTCATGCTTGAAAAGTTCGAAGGGCCCCGGAGCTTGTTGGAGAAGACCATCGCCATCTCCGGCATGATGCTGGAAATGGGCGGCGTCGCCCCAAAGAACGAGGGCGCGAAGATGGCCGTCGAACTGGTCAAGAGCGGCAAAGCCCTGCAAAAGTTCAAGGAGATCATCGAAGTCCAGGGCGGCGACCCAAAGGTCACCTCCGACATGGTCCCCATCGGCGACAAGGTCGCGACCGTGCTATCCCCCCAGGACGGCTACGTCCTCGAAATATCCAACAAGAGACTGGTCTACATGTGCCGCCTCGCCGGCGCCCCCCACGACAAAGGAGTGGGCGTCATTCTCCACAAGAAGAAAGGGGAGTACGTGAAGAAGGGCGACGGACTCTTTACATTGTATGCGGACAAGGAGTGGAAGCTGGACGCTGCGATAAAAGAGTCCCTGAGGAATCCGATCATGATGGTCGAGGGCATGATCCTGGAGAAAATCGAGGTGGTTTAA